A genomic region of Campylobacter sp. MG1 contains the following coding sequences:
- a CDS encoding DNA-directed RNA polymerase subunit alpha produces MRKVVTTAHMPTEFTIESLGENKARINAWPFEIGFAITLAHPLQRLLCLSAIGYAATAIKIDGVSHEFDSKRGMLEDISLFIINIKNMRFKIKNEDSKREEISFSFKGPREIKGSDLANNVIEVVNPDNYIATINEDTELDFTLIIEKGIGYVASEELRERTESGFIALDAFFNPVRNSIYRIENVLHEDNPDYEKIVFEITTDGQISPVDAFKNALESMYQQMSVFNKITTTSPKTFGEEQVEEIDLGPLLKSVKELGLSVRSSNGLENANIEYIGELALMSEHDINNLKNVGKKSVDEITNAMREIGYPIGGSVIDSYKDKLIEKINEIKLTKDNK; encoded by the coding sequence TTTTGAAATTGGTTTTGCTATTACTTTGGCACATCCATTACAAAGGCTTTTATGTTTAAGTGCTATAGGCTATGCAGCAACTGCTATTAAAATTGATGGAGTAAGTCATGAATTTGATAGTAAAAGAGGTATGTTAGAAGATATTTCTTTGTTTATTATCAATATTAAAAATATGCGTTTTAAGATTAAAAACGAAGATAGTAAAAGAGAAGAGATAAGTTTTAGCTTCAAAGGGCCTAGAGAAATTAAAGGTAGTGATTTAGCCAATAATGTAATTGAAGTTGTTAACCCTGATAACTACATTGCTACTATAAATGAAGATACTGAATTGGATTTTACCCTTATCATAGAAAAAGGCATTGGTTATGTTGCTAGTGAAGAGTTAAGGGAAAGAACTGAAAGTGGTTTTATAGCACTAGATGCGTTTTTTAATCCTGTAAGAAATTCAATATATAGGATTGAAAATGTTTTACATGAAGATAATCCTGATTACGAGAAGATTGTTTTTGAAATCACTACTGATGGGCAAATTAGCCCTGTTGATGCTTTTAAAAATGCTTTAGAATCTATGTATCAGCAAATGTCAGTATTTAATAAAATCACAACTACTAGTCCTAAAACTTTTGGCGAAGAACAAGTAGAAGAAATAGATTTAGGACCTTTATTAAAAAGTGTTAAAGAATTAGGTCTTAGTGTTAGAAGTAGTAATGGATTAGAAAATGCTAATATAGAATACATAGGTGAATTAGCGTTAATGAGTGAACATGATATTAATAATTTAAAAAATGTTGGTAAAAAATCTGTTGATGAAATTACTAACGCTATGAGAGAAATTGGTTATCCTATAGGAGGTAGTGTTATAGATTCTTATAAGGATAAGTTAATTGAAAAAATAAATGAAATAAAGCTAACAAAGGATAATAAATGA